The Candidatus Eisenbacteria bacterium genome has a segment encoding these proteins:
- the acpS gene encoding holo-ACP synthase gives MIVGIGIDLIGIERVRRALDRFGERFLRRVFTEGERSYCMRKADPCPSLAARFAAKEAGMKALGTGVSRGVYFRNVEVTRAPGEPPRVVFHGGAKARAEALGARGAVLSVTHDGGVAAAVVVLES, from the coding sequence ATGATCGTCGGCATCGGCATCGACCTGATCGGGATCGAGCGCGTGCGCCGCGCGCTGGATCGCTTCGGCGAGCGGTTTCTCCGCCGGGTTTTCACCGAAGGGGAGAGATCCTACTGCATGCGGAAGGCGGATCCCTGTCCGTCGCTGGCGGCCCGTTTCGCCGCCAAGGAGGCGGGGATGAAGGCGCTCGGGACCGGCGTTTCCCGCGGCGTCTATTTTCGGAACGTGGAGGTGACCCGCGCGCCGGGCGAGCCGCCGCGCGTGGTGTTTCACGGGGGTGCGAAGGCGCGCGCCGAGGCGCTGGGCGCGCGCGGCGCCGTTCTCAGCGTTACCCACGACGGCGGCGTCGCCGCCGCGGTGGTCGTCCTGGAATCTTGA